A region of the Apus apus isolate bApuApu2 chromosome 10, bApuApu2.pri.cur, whole genome shotgun sequence genome:
TCAGCGGCTTCCACCCGCCTCACATCGAGATCTCCCTGCTGAGGAACGGGGAGCCCATGAGCGGCGTGAAATACGCAGACATGGTCTTCAACGACAAGTGGCATTTCGAGCGCCTGGTCTATGTGCCCTTCACCCCCCAGAAGGGTGACCTCTACGCCTGCAGGGTGGCCCATTCCACCTTCAGGGAGCCACAGATCTTCCG
Encoded here:
- the LOC127388866 gene encoding beta-2-microglobulin-like — encoded protein: MSAGMVVVLLVLVLALGGLGRADEAPKVEVYTREDAVLGRENVLNCFVSGFHPPHIEISLLRNGEPMSGVKYADMVFNDKWHFERLVYVPFTPQKGDLYACRVAHSTFREPQIFRWETDF